The Brachypodium distachyon strain Bd21 chromosome 4, Brachypodium_distachyon_v3.0, whole genome shotgun sequence nucleotide sequence ACTATGAGCTCGTGTAGCACCGTGAAGTCTCATCCATTACATTTGTTCTTCGATTTGGCAGGAGCTGGTTACCCTTTGTTCCAACCCGTCGTTGACAACCCCCGAGATTTCATTGGCCGGGAGACATTTGTCAGCAGCTGATTTCCACTCGGTGCTTCAAAGTGTTGGTGAGTTTTACTTGGATACAAACTTAGGAATCAGTTCTTTATGCTAAGTTGGACTGTTTTTTTAGCAGGAACTGGTTCTTATTCTGAGGCATCTGCAGAGAAGAATGAAGTGGTTGTCTTGGATGCTAGGAATCTGTATGAGACGCGTATTGGCAAGTTCCATGTACCAAATGTGGAGACGCTGCATCCTGAAATCAGGCAATACAGTGACTTACCATTGTGGATAGATGAGCATAGCGAGAAGCTACGTGGTAAATCAATTATGATGTATGTGTGGTTGGAGAATGAAAATATTATTTAGAGTTTAGGGCATCACATTTGGCAAGTGATTAGCTTAACCGCTTAACTACTTAATGGTACTTGCAGGTATTGCACGGGAGGTATACGCTGTGAGATGGCATCAGCTTATATCCGCTCCAAAGGTGAAGGCTTTGAGAATGTTTTTCAGGTAATCTGCACTCTTGGATTGATCATTGGCATTTCAGAATATGTTGCCTTGACCATGTTTTCATAGTTTGCATTATTTATGATCTTGTTTTCTTATGCTTGTGGTAGTTATACGGTGGCATTCAGAGATATTTGGAACAATTTCCGGATGGTGGCTATTTTGATGGAAAGAATTTTGTATTTGACCATAGGTTATTGTCCACTTTATATACTTTCCTTAAATCCTGGAACCATTCCCTCTAGCAGTTCCTTAACTTGTTTCAGTGTGGTTTAACAGAATCTCTGTGGGAAGCCTTAAAGATAACATACTTGGAACTTGCTTGATATGTGGTTCGACCTATGATGACTATTCATCCCGTTGCCGCTGCACCCATTGCAGAATATTGGTCTTAGTGTGCTCCACATGTCAGGTACCTAAGATGCTATGTTGATATTGCTTTTTTGAATAACTTGTTGCTAATATGCACCTCAACTATTTCCTTTCTTGATATCTGCTCCATGCAATAGAATCTGTCATAATCTTCTCATTTTCTTCTATAGGATTCTACTAAGGAGTATGTGTGTGAGCTATGTCTAAGAAATGGTAAACCATGCTGCCAAATATCAGTAAGGCAAGATGGCCAAACAGAAACAGAGTTATCTGAATCTTCTGCCTTTGGAAAGCCATCCATTACCAACAAAGTTTTAACCTCCAGCGCTCCCATGAGTAATGGTAAGGTCTGTATCGGTTAACCTTTGCACATCTGGCTATTTATGATTTTCTTTATGGTGGCTATTTATGATCTTGTTAATTATGTATCTATATTATATCGGCAGAGCTAAGCAGTAGTAAAGGCCTATGCTATAAACATATGTTATATTGACAGACAGAACCAAAGCAGTGGGCTTGAATACGAAATATAAGTGCACATTTGAGTTACCAACTCTTTAGAGGAAAAGTAAGGTACCTATGAGGTCAATATTAACTTTATAAGATATGTCCATCAACTATGAAGTAAGCATATCTTGTGTGCTACTAACTCAATATCCTCCAAGCTCCATTTGCAGTTTGTGGAGCCTACTCCTTTTCCCAACCAACTCGTATGTTGTTCAAATCATTTTGGTCTCAATTAGTGATGGCAAAGTTTGTTCAAATCAACAAATTGCATATATTACTTTCCGCTAACTTGTGGGAATGATGTACCAGGTGGTGAGCAGCTGAAGAAGTTGAGGATCCTCTGCTTGCATGGTTTCCGTCAGAATGCATCAAGTTTTAAGGGAAGAACATCGGCCCTTGCCAAGAAGCTCAAGCACATTGCTGAGCTCGTCTTCATAGATGCTCCTCACAAGCTTTCATTTGTGTACCAGCCAAATTCAGATCCCTGCTCCGACAAACCGTCACCTCTGTCTTTCACAACGAAACCAAAATTTGCTTGGCTGGTTTCTCCCAACACGAGTTGCCACACTGAGCAAGATTGGAAGATTGCAGATGCAACTTTCGACCCTCTTCAGTATCAGCAACAAACAGACGGCTTTGAGGAATCATATGCATACCTTGAAAACGCAATAGCTCAGGACGGCAACTTTGACGGCATTCTTGGTTTCTCCCAGGGCGCATCAATGGCTGCCTTACTGTGCAGACAGCAGCAGAAGACTTGTGGATCTCCGAAGTTCAGGTTCGGGATATTCTGCTCCGGGTATCCAGCACCTGTGGGTGATTTTGACAGCGAACCGATCAGGCTCCCCTCACTCCATTGCTTTGGCAGCACCGTAGGCCATGACAGGCAAATTGCAAAAAGGACCAGTGCTGATCTGGCTGGCCTGTTTGAGGAGGACCGGCGCAGTATCATGGAGCATGACATGGGGCATATCATTCCTACCCGGCCTCCCTACATCGATCAAGTGAAGGAATTTTTGCGCAATTTCATGTGAAATGCTTGGAATTAATCGAGCTACTTTGATGCATGCCATCTCTTTTGTATACTAGATGCGTTGTGTGTGCAAGCTACAGCAGGAGTTCTTTGATACTTTATCAAAATATCACTCATACTCTATGATGATTCTTCTACCGTGATGACATAACTGTGTGCACGCACCTGATATTATTCGTCCTTTTCGTGGAAGATGTAACGACTATTTGAGCAAAGAAAGTTTGCTTGACGAAGTTTTGAGCAATTTCTAATCTTCGCGGCTATGATACTTTTGATGTTATTTGAGCAACGATTGCTTGAAActgttttttgagaaaacattTTGACATCAGAGAAAACACAGCCCCTGTCAATCAATTACttcttccgttccataaaggagtagtttttttttacagagatGCTAAGCTGAAAATGTATCACTAGCTATTTATTACGAGCTTTACGATTGGTGACTCTTTTTCTCGTACCCGTCTCTAATGTCTAATCTCCCTTTGGACGGTCAGGATCACTGCAACTCCCAGACTCCCAGGTTAGGGTATTCCGGGAAATCAAGGAGAAGCAGAGATATCCAGAGGAGAAAAGAATCAAGGAATCAAAACAGGGGTTTaaggccgctgccgctgctgctgctgccatggcgacggcggtgcGATTCCTGCGCAAGACGCTGCGAGCAAACCAGGTACGTAGATCGAAGCCACCAGTTCCAATCGCCGCGAACTATAAGCTGTTTTCCTCTCCCCTTCTTTGTGTTTCCCCTATCTTTCTTCCTTAGGTTTCTTTCCTGTTAGAGTGATGCTCGTTTCTTGATTCGTTCTATGCTCCGAGCTAGCTTCGCCGGAGCTTGGATCCCTGGACGGTTTTCATTTTTACGAAATTTAGTTTAATTTTGCATATATTAAGTTGTTATCGTTGTGTGTTCACCAAAGGCGGCCGCGGCCTTGTTCTCTTGACCTCGTCCCAAGCATTTAATCACTAGTTCGATCTGTGAGGGTTAAGAGGCGGACGACGGGGTACTCTGGGACTTGTAGCTTGTCTGAACATTCGATTGGGAGTTAAGCTAAAAGTTGGTATTCCTCATTCCAAAGGGGGAAGCTCTACGCTCAACTTTTGTTGATGCCCTTAGATTTCTACTTCTAGGTGATTAGATAGGGTATGTACTTCCGGTACTATTGGATTTTGTTGCTGATGAAAATCCATTGTGCTATGTCGATATGAGGTCCTTCGTTATTTCGGGTCTGGTTTAATTTGTCATTTGACATGCCACATCTTGGCATGGAGAGAGGTGGTTAGTGCTGTCTGTCTAACTGCCAGTTCAATCAGAGCGCAATTGCAAGTACCCAAAATTGTGTGTCTTTGATCTCCAATTGCTGCTATAGGTTGGCTTTTGATGGGAGGTCATGAATTCTTCTGGCAAATCATGACCTCTATTCCAGCTTTGTATTTCTGTTTGATTCGAGCAATATGGTGGCATGAACATAATGCCAATGTCTCTGAATGTTGATGTTTATAAAGTACGCTTGTCTTAAAATGTTGGTTTCTGATTCAAGATTTGCCTTATTGGGCTCTGATTCAAAGTTTTCCTCTAACGCCTGCAGGCAGCATCTCGTTTGCTATCTACCTCTCGCAGTTTACTTGGGCGTGCTGCATACACTACAGGAGGAATAATCGACGTTGGCCAACCAACACCCATATCTCATCCTGAGGTactatcttcttcttttactaCTTGAATGACACAGTTTCTGGTGGTTTCAAATCTTACAGACATGATGACATTTTAATCTCTGTTTGCTTTGGTACTAAGCAAtgttagtactccctctgtcccgtattaagtgacttttctattatatgtatctagacgttttttaggcatagatacattcatatttggacaaatttgagtcacctaatatgggacggagggagtagttacgTAGTGCTTACCTGGATCCCTGGAGTATCCAGATGTTTAGCATTGCTTCTTAGCTAATTCAGATTCCTTTTGGTATAAATGGATAATGGAGGTCACTTTGTGCATATACTTATTGCCTATGATTTAACGGTAATGGTCATCTCATTATGACAAATGGATGTCAATAACGTCCATTATTAGTTTACTACCACTATTCTGTAAACACTAAAATCCATGTTTCCTAGCTCATCGACACGAAGTTATACATTTCTGTTTCATAATAATTCTGTCCACGCCATTGATGTTTGTGATCGTGGTTACAGTTTTTTAGAGGATCATCAGCTTAACTTACCCAAAGTCCTAATCAAATAAACTAATTAGTTATCATATAAGTTATAAGCTTTAGTAATCTGTCTAGCCAAGAAGCCTTATTAAGCCAAACCGGCCCATGCTCATTGCCttcacattaaaaaaaaatcacattcTTCCCTGTGCTAATTTCGATGTATTTactcttttatttttgtgtatgTCAAAGTAATTCGTTTTTTTCCTTAAATATTATAA carries:
- the LOC100844936 gene encoding rhodanese-like domain-containing protein 6 isoform X1 — translated: MDGTAAPPTSTQEQQKEGGATDGRYGVLLYYKYAEVPDAPALAAFYEARCRALALVGRVRVGPDGVNATLGGRMAALEKHIEEMSSNSLFDGTDFKLASCEEPVDERVARECGFTSLSVRLVKELVTLCSNPSLTTPEISLAGRHLSAADFHSVLQSVAGTGSYSEASAEKNEVVVLDARNLYETRIGKFHVPNVETLHPEIRQYSDLPLWIDEHSEKLRGKSIMMYCTGGIRCEMASAYIRSKGEGFENVFQLYGGIQRYLEQFPDGGYFDGKNFVFDHRISVGSLKDNILGTCLICGSTYDDYSSRCRCTHCRILVLVCSTCQDSTKEYVCELCLRNGKPCCQISVRQDGQTETELSESSAFGKPSITNKVLTSSAPMSNVCGAYSFSQPTRGEQLKKLRILCLHGFRQNASSFKGRTSALAKKLKHIAELVFIDAPHKLSFVYQPNSDPCSDKPSPLSFTTKPKFAWLVSPNTSCHTEQDWKIADATFDPLQYQQQTDGFEESYAYLENAIAQDGNFDGILGFSQGASMAALLCRQQQKTCGSPKFRFGIFCSGYPAPVGDFDSEPIRLPSLHCFGSTVGHDRQIAKRTSADLAGLFEEDRRSIMEHDMGHIIPTRPPYIDQVKEFLRNFM
- the LOC100844936 gene encoding rhodanese-like domain-containing protein 6 isoform X2; its protein translation is MDGTAAPPTSTQEQQKEGGATDGRYGVLLYYKYAEVPDAPALAAFYEARCRALALVGRVRVGPDGVNATLGGRMAALEKHIEEMSSNSLFDGTDFKLASCEEPVDERVARECGFTSLSVRLVKELVTLCSNPSLTTPEISLAGRHLSAADFHSVLQSVGTGSYSEASAEKNEVVVLDARNLYETRIGKFHVPNVETLHPEIRQYSDLPLWIDEHSEKLRGKSIMMYCTGGIRCEMASAYIRSKGEGFENVFQLYGGIQRYLEQFPDGGYFDGKNFVFDHRISVGSLKDNILGTCLICGSTYDDYSSRCRCTHCRILVLVCSTCQDSTKEYVCELCLRNGKPCCQISVRQDGQTETELSESSAFGKPSITNKVLTSSAPMSNVCGAYSFSQPTRGEQLKKLRILCLHGFRQNASSFKGRTSALAKKLKHIAELVFIDAPHKLSFVYQPNSDPCSDKPSPLSFTTKPKFAWLVSPNTSCHTEQDWKIADATFDPLQYQQQTDGFEESYAYLENAIAQDGNFDGILGFSQGASMAALLCRQQQKTCGSPKFRFGIFCSGYPAPVGDFDSEPIRLPSLHCFGSTVGHDRQIAKRTSADLAGLFEEDRRSIMEHDMGHIIPTRPPYIDQVKEFLRNFM
- the LOC100844936 gene encoding rhodanese-like domain-containing protein 6 isoform X4 yields the protein MDGTAAPPTSTQEQQKEGGATDGRYGVLLYYKYAEVPDAPALAAFYEARCRALALVGRVRVGPDGVNATLGGRMAALEKHIEEMSSNSLFDGTDFKLASCEEPVDERVARECGFTSLSVRLVKELVTLCSNPSLTTPEISLAGRHLSAADFHSVLQSVGTGSYSEASAEKNEVVVLDARNLYETRIGKFHVPNVETLHPEIRQYSDLPLWIDEHSEKLRGKSIMMYCTGGIRCEMASAYIRSKGEGFENVFQLYGGIQRYLEQFPDGGYFDGKNFVFDHRISVGSLKDNILGTCLICGSTYDDYSSRCRCTHCRILVLVCSTCQDSTKEYVCELCLRNGKPCCQISVRQDGQTETELSESSAFGKPSITNKVLTSSAPMSNGGEQLKKLRILCLHGFRQNASSFKGRTSALAKKLKHIAELVFIDAPHKLSFVYQPNSDPCSDKPSPLSFTTKPKFAWLVSPNTSCHTEQDWKIADATFDPLQYQQQTDGFEESYAYLENAIAQDGNFDGILGFSQGASMAALLCRQQQKTCGSPKFRFGIFCSGYPAPVGDFDSEPIRLPSLHCFGSTVGHDRQIAKRTSADLAGLFEEDRRSIMEHDMGHIIPTRPPYIDQVKEFLRNFM
- the LOC100844936 gene encoding rhodanese-like domain-containing protein 6 isoform X3, with translation MDGTAAPPTSTQEQQKEGGATDGRYGVLLYYKYAEVPDAPALAAFYEARCRALALVGRVRVGPDGVNATLGGRMAALEKHIEEMSSNSLFDGTDFKLASCEEPVDERVARECGFTSLSVRLVKELVTLCSNPSLTTPEISLAGRHLSAADFHSVLQSVAGTGSYSEASAEKNEVVVLDARNLYETRIGKFHVPNVETLHPEIRQYSDLPLWIDEHSEKLRGKSIMMYCTGGIRCEMASAYIRSKGEGFENVFQLYGGIQRYLEQFPDGGYFDGKNFVFDHRISVGSLKDNILGTCLICGSTYDDYSSRCRCTHCRILVLVCSTCQDSTKEYVCELCLRNGKPCCQISVRQDGQTETELSESSAFGKPSITNKVLTSSAPMSNGGEQLKKLRILCLHGFRQNASSFKGRTSALAKKLKHIAELVFIDAPHKLSFVYQPNSDPCSDKPSPLSFTTKPKFAWLVSPNTSCHTEQDWKIADATFDPLQYQQQTDGFEESYAYLENAIAQDGNFDGILGFSQGASMAALLCRQQQKTCGSPKFRFGIFCSGYPAPVGDFDSEPIRLPSLHCFGSTVGHDRQIAKRTSADLAGLFEEDRRSIMEHDMGHIIPTRPPYIDQVKEFLRNFM